In Deltaproteobacteria bacterium, the DNA window TCTTTGTATTCGAGGCGCGGATCGGAGTCGGCGACGATGCCGGCGCCGGCCTGCACGGAGACCTTGCCCCCGTGTGCGAGCATGGTTCGGATCGTGATCGCGAGGTCCATGTTCCCGGAGTAGTCGATGTAGCCGCAGCAGCCGCCGAACGGCCCGCGCCGCAGCGCCTCGAGCTCGTCGATGATCTCCATCGCGCGGACTTTCGGCGCGCCCGAGAGCGTGCCGGCGGGGAACGTCGCCCGTAACAAGTCGAGCCAGTCGAGCCCGCGGCGCAGCTTGCCCTGCACGTTCGAGACGATGTGCATCACGTGCGAGTAGCGCTCGATCGAGGCGTACTCGGTGACCTGCACGCTCCCCACCTCGGCCACGCGGCCCACGTCGTTGCGACCGAGATCGACGAGCATCGCGTGCTCCGCGATCTCCTTCGGATCGGTGCGCAGCTCCTGCTCCATCGCGAGATCGTCCGCGGCGTCGCGCCCGCGGCGGCGCGTGCCGGCGATGGGCCGCACGTCGACCTGGTCGCCCTCGAGGCGCACGAGGATTTCGGGCGACGAGCCGATCAGCACGCTCTCGCCCATGCGCAGGAAGAACAGGTACGGGCTCGGGTTGATGCGGCGCAGCTGGCGATAGAGCGAGAGCGGCTCGACTTGCAGCGGCACCGTGAAGCGCAGCCCGAGCACGACCTGGAAGATGTCGCCAGCGACCACGTACTCCTTCGCGCGCTTCACCGCGTCCTGATAACTCTCGGGCGTCATCGAGCGCACGAGCTCCATCGGCGCGCGCACTGCCGGGCGCCGCTCGTCGGCGGGGCGCGCGCCGCGGATGCGCGCGACCAGTGCGTCGATCTTCGCGCTCGCGTCGGCGTACGCCGCAGGCGCATCGCGCCCGTCGCGCAGGTCGACGTGATGCACGATCAGCGCGGTGTGCCGCAGGTTGTCGTAGACGACGACGCTGTCGGGGAAGCTGAACCACACGTCGGGCAGGCCGATCGGATCCGGGTTCGCGTCGGGAATTTTCTCGATGAAGCGCACCCAGTCGTAGCCGACCATGCCGACCGCGCCGCCGGTGAAGCGCGGCAGCTCGACACCGGGAAGTGTCACCGGGCGGAACTCCGCGAGACGCGCGCGCAGCACGGCGAGCGGATCTCCGCCCGCATCGAAGCGCCGCGTCTCGCCGCGCTCGGTCCACTCCACTTGCGAGCCCCGCGCGTGAAAGCGCGCGCGGCTACCGACGCCGATCAGGCTGTAGCGCGCCCACTTTTCGCCGCCCTGGACCGACTCGAGCAAGAATGAGGTCGCGCCGTCGTCGAGCGCGCGGAACAGCGAGAGCGGCGTGTCGAGGTCCGCGAGCACCTCGCGCACGACCGGGATCAGGTTTCCGCGCAGCGCGAGCTCGGCGAACTCGTCGGGCTGGGGGCGGATCACGGGAAGCCTCGGCTCGGGGCGCGGAAGTGCGCGAGAAGCCTCGTCTATCAGAGCCCGCGCGGGGCTGCAAACGCTACCGCATCCACTTCGCTCGGCTTCGCTCGGGGCTGCCTGGGTTGCCGCCGCGCTACTTGCGCACGATCGCGTCGCGGTCGCGCACGCGCATCGACTCGAAGGGGCGGATCAGGTCGTCGCCGGTGCCCAGGATCTTGTAGGAGATGCCGACCTCGAAGCCGCGCGAGCGCTCGTCTTCCGCCTCGACCCGAATCGCCCAGCACTTGCAGCGCGAGACGTACTCGAGGCCAAGCTGCTGGCGCACCGAGAACGTGCCCTCGAGCGAGTACTGGATGCGGTACGTGAGCGCGAAGCCGCGCAGCAGGGTCCAGCGCCCATAGAGATCGAATTGATCGATCTGGTCGAAGTTCTGCGAGAACTCGTCGAAGCGGTTGCTCGCGTAGCGGAAGCCCTCGAAGAACTTCGGGAGGTCGCGCACGAAGCGGTACGCGAACGCGACGTCGTTGCCGCGCTCGTCCGAATAGCCGAGCTCGAAGAGCGTCTCGTCGATCTGCGTCTCGTCGATGTCGAAGCCGACGTCGAAGCGCGACCGCCAGCGCTTCGCAGGGAAGACCGCGCCGCTGAGGAAGACGTTGCGCACGGAGTCGCCCGCGAAATCCCACCACGCGGTGAGCGTGACGTCGCCCAATAGGCGCGGCGGGTCGCCCTCTTCCGCGCCCGCGACGTAGAAGCGATTCCCGAGCGCGACGTGCAGCGCCTCCACCTGCTCGATGCGATCCGCCGGATCGCGAATCAAGCTGATCGGCTCGAGCGCCCGCAGCCGCGACTGCAGGATGTCGGAGCGCGGGATGAAGAGGGGATTGTTGCGCTGGCGCGCGTTGCCGATCTGTTCCACCCACGCGAACCCCACGCTCGGCTCGAGCAGATGCGTCGTGCGGCGATCCGTGAACGGCAGCGGCAGTGAGCGGCGCAGGCGCGCGCGCAGATCGAAGTTGCCCGTGACGAGGTTGCGCGCCTCGCTCCCGCGCCGGTGCGTCTCGTAGAGCGTTCCGTAATAAGCGACCTCGGGAAGGAACTCGACGATGTCGCCGAGCCGCACCGGGAAGTAGAGCCGCGGGTTCAGCACGAGGCGGTGCCCGCGGTCGGCGAGCAGCTCGCCCTCTTGGAAGACGCCGTCGCCCTCGCGCCCGCTGGAGTTCGACAGCGCATCGAAGTCGTCGAGCGCTTCGTCGAGCAGGCTCGCTGCGCCGGTCGCGAGGTTGCGCTCGAAGCCGGTGGGAACGCCGTCGAGGCCGGTGTCGAGGAACAGCCCGTTCGGCCCGAGCGCCGCGCCGGGGAATCTCCCCCGCACGCTCTCGAACGCGGTGAAGTGCGTGTAACGCGCGTCGAACGCCCAGAACACGCGCTGGCCGAACACGCCGCTCGGGAGCGCGCCCGCGCGCACGTCGGGCAGGCGCTGCAGCCACGTGCGGTCGCGGTCGAGGTTGTTGGGGTTCTGCAGGTCGTCCGCGACGCGCACTTCGCCAGCGACGCCGAGCTGGTCGCGCGCGCCGAAGCGGTTCTCGGCGAAGGCGAGCGAGTCGATGTGGCGGTCGTTGCGGCGCTCGGCGTACTCGCGGAAGTCGAACGGGAAGAGGTTGTCCGACAGCAGCGTGACGTCCGCCTTCGCGCGCCAGCCGCCGGGGAGATCCAGTTGGTCGTGAACCCAATCGAGCGCCCAGCGATCGTCGTCGAACGGCGTCGCGGGCTTGCTGCGGCTCACCTCGTCGTCGTTGAACAGGAACGTGCCGTACGCCTCTCCCGAGGACCGCTCGCCGACGACGTACTCGAGCGAGAGCTCGGGCTTGAAGCCGCGCTTGGTCAAGTAGCGCGGCGCGATCGTCACGTTCAGCGGATCGCCCACGGCCCAGAAGTACGGCAGGCCGACCTCGAGACCGGTGCGCGAGCTCGTGCGCACTTCTGGGAATAACAACCCGCTCTCGCGCTCGGTCTTCACGGGGTACTTCAGCCACGGCAGCCACAGCACCGGCACGCCGAGGATGTCGATCGTCGAGTTGCGCGCGGTCGCGTAGCCGCCGACTTCGATGTCGAGCGCTTCCGAATTCACGAGCCACGGCGTGCGCTCGCCTTCCGGGCACTCGCAGGTCGTGAAGCGTGCGTCCTCGAGGCGGTAAGCGTCCTCGCCGCGGCGCTCGATCACCTCACCTTCGAGCGTGAAGTCGTGCTCCTGCGACTCGACGCTGCCCTGCAGCACGATGCCGGTCTGTTCGTCGAGCTGGAAGCGCGTCGCGCGCGCGTGCACGAGATCGTCGGACTCGCGCGCGATCACGTTCCCGACCGCCATGCCTCGCCGCGTCGTGCTGCTGAACGCGATCCAGTCCGCGCTCAGCACGCGCCCTTCCTGCGCGATCTGCACGCCGCCGCGCGCCACGTAGACATCGCCTTCGCGCTCGTACGTGATGTCGTCCGCGCTGAGATCGAACGAGCGGTTGCCGATGCGGAAGGTCTTGCGCTCGGGCGCGTCGGCGCCCTGTGCCTGCGCGCCCGCGCCGAGCGCAGCGATCAGCGCGAGCGCGGCGAGCACGGGGCGAAGGCGACGGCTTGCGAACGACAGAGCTGCGCCCCCGGCAGTTGGGCGCGCCGCGCCCGAAGGAAGGCGACGCTAGCGGCAGCGCGTGATGGCAGCGACGCCCGGGGGCGCGCGGCCGGCCGCCCTACTCGCCCGGATCGAGCGCCGCCGCGAGCGCGTCGAAGTCGCGGATTTCGAGCTCGTCGTCGACCAGGCGCAGCAGCTTCTGGTCGATCAGCTGATTCAGCGCGCGGTGCGCCTCGACCATCCGCAGCCCGGCGTCGCTCGCGAGCTTGCGCAGCGTGGTCGGGACGCGCGCCGTCTTCTCACCCGGATTCGCGGCGCGCAGCAGCACGCGCACGACGGGGCGTAACAAGTCGTCCACACCGAGCGCGCTGAGGCGCTGCTCGAGCTCGATGGCGCGCTCGGCGAGCCGCTGGATCACGCGCATCGCGATCTCGGGCCGATCGGCGCACATCGCCTCGAAGGTCGCGCGGTCGAGCTGGAGCAGCCGCGTGTCGCCCACCGCCACGGCGCGCGTGGTGCGCTCGCGCCCGAGCAGCACCGCGATCTCGCCGAAGAAGTCGCCCGGGCCGTAGCGCGCGATCACGCGCCCGCCTTCGCCGGCGCTGTCGCGCCTGAGCTCGACGTTGCCCGCCTGCACCACGAACAGCACGTCGCCGGGCTGGCCGGCGTCGTAGATCACGTCACCGGACGCAAAGCGCCGCTCGTAGGTGCTGCGCACGGCGAAGCCGGTGTCCTCGCGCTGATCCTGGGCTGACTTGCTCACGCCAGTTTTTTCGGCGCGGCTCGGGGCGCTCTTGAGGCGCCAGCGCGGCTCGAGGCTCAGTCGCGCGCGAGGAGCGGCGCCACCGTTTCTTCGAGCTCCGGCAGCGTCATCACGCCCACGTGCGCAGATGCGATCTGGCCCTGCGCGTCGACCACGTAGAGCGTGGGGAAGCCGGGCACGCCGTAATCGATGGCGAGCCCCTCGTCGCCGTAGAGCACGGGGTAGTTCATGCCCTTCTCGCGCGCGAAGGGCGCCACGGCATCGCGGTCCCAGTCCACGCTCACGCCCAGCACGTGCACGCGGCCCGCGTACTTGCGCTGAAACTCGATCAGCACCGGGATCGTCTCCTCGCACGGCCCACACCACGTGGCCCAGAAGTCGACGAGCACGGGCTTGCCGCGCAGCGACGCGAG includes these proteins:
- the trpE gene encoding anthranilate synthase component I, with amino-acid sequence MIRPQPDEFAELALRGNLIPVVREVLADLDTPLSLFRALDDGATSFLLESVQGGEKWARYSLIGVGSRARFHARGSQVEWTERGETRRFDAGGDPLAVLRARLAEFRPVTLPGVELPRFTGGAVGMVGYDWVRFIEKIPDANPDPIGLPDVWFSFPDSVVVYDNLRHTALIVHHVDLRDGRDAPAAYADASAKIDALVARIRGARPADERRPAVRAPMELVRSMTPESYQDAVKRAKEYVVAGDIFQVVLGLRFTVPLQVEPLSLYRQLRRINPSPYLFFLRMGESVLIGSSPEILVRLEGDQVDVRPIAGTRRRGRDAADDLAMEQELRTDPKEIAEHAMLVDLGRNDVGRVAEVGSVQVTEYASIERYSHVMHIVSNVQGKLRRGLDWLDLLRATFPAGTLSGAPKVRAMEIIDELEALRRGPFGGCCGYIDYSGNMDLAITIRTMLAHGGKVSVQAGAGIVADSDPRLEYKECENKARALIQAIDMAREGAD
- a CDS encoding LPS-assembly protein LptD; the protein is MLAALALIAALGAGAQAQGADAPERKTFRIGNRSFDLSADDITYEREGDVYVARGGVQIAQEGRVLSADWIAFSSTTRRGMAVGNVIARESDDLVHARATRFQLDEQTGIVLQGSVESQEHDFTLEGEVIERRGEDAYRLEDARFTTCECPEGERTPWLVNSEALDIEVGGYATARNSTIDILGVPVLWLPWLKYPVKTERESGLLFPEVRTSSRTGLEVGLPYFWAVGDPLNVTIAPRYLTKRGFKPELSLEYVVGERSSGEAYGTFLFNDDEVSRSKPATPFDDDRWALDWVHDQLDLPGGWRAKADVTLLSDNLFPFDFREYAERRNDRHIDSLAFAENRFGARDQLGVAGEVRVADDLQNPNNLDRDRTWLQRLPDVRAGALPSGVFGQRVFWAFDARYTHFTAFESVRGRFPGAALGPNGLFLDTGLDGVPTGFERNLATGAASLLDEALDDFDALSNSSGREGDGVFQEGELLADRGHRLVLNPRLYFPVRLGDIVEFLPEVAYYGTLYETHRRGSEARNLVTGNFDLRARLRRSLPLPFTDRRTTHLLEPSVGFAWVEQIGNARQRNNPLFIPRSDILQSRLRALEPISLIRDPADRIEQVEALHVALGNRFYVAGAEEGDPPRLLGDVTLTAWWDFAGDSVRNVFLSGAVFPAKRWRSRFDVGFDIDETQIDETLFELGYSDERGNDVAFAYRFVRDLPKFFEGFRYASNRFDEFSQNFDQIDQFDLYGRWTLLRGFALTYRIQYSLEGTFSVRQQLGLEYVSRCKCWAIRVEAEDERSRGFEVGISYKILGTGDDLIRPFESMRVRDRDAIVRK
- a CDS encoding TlpA family protein disulfide reductase, translated to MAAVKLALALVLVGATLAACDPPFDPPPAAAATTSEPAPDFTLETLDGGQVSLASLRGKPVLVDFWATWCGPCEETIPVLIEFQRKYAGRVHVLGVSVDWDRDAVAPFAREKGMNYPVLYGDEGLAIDYGVPGFPTLYVVDAQGQIASAHVGVMTLPELEETVAPLLARD
- a CDS encoding Crp/Fnr family transcriptional regulator; this encodes MSKSAQDQREDTGFAVRSTYERRFASGDVIYDAGQPGDVLFVVQAGNVELRRDSAGEGGRVIARYGPGDFFGEIAVLLGRERTTRAVAVGDTRLLQLDRATFEAMCADRPEIAMRVIQRLAERAIELEQRLSALGVDDLLRPVVRVLLRAANPGEKTARVPTTLRKLASDAGLRMVEAHRALNQLIDQKLLRLVDDELEIRDFDALAAALDPGE